One window from the genome of Balneola sp. encodes:
- a CDS encoding YraN family protein, translating into MTKKSKREIGNEGEDLACAYLESKGWRILERNYFFEHAEVDIVAYDDTAIVFVEVKLRSNTKFGQPFEHVTEDKVKNIFKASEAWMYERKMEGSPMRFDIVGILQEKNEAPEFNHIEDAFR; encoded by the coding sequence ATGACTAAGAAGTCAAAGCGAGAAATTGGAAATGAAGGCGAAGACCTCGCTTGTGCTTACCTTGAGTCTAAGGGATGGCGAATTCTTGAACGAAATTACTTTTTTGAACATGCCGAAGTTGACATCGTTGCTTATGATGATACAGCTATCGTTTTTGTAGAAGTCAAGCTCCGCTCAAATACCAAGTTTGGTCAACCTTTTGAGCACGTAACGGAAGACAAAGTAAAGAACATATTCAAAGCCTCCGAAGCCTGGATGTATGAGCGAAAGATGGAGGGCTCTCCCATGCGTTTTGATATCGTTGGCATACTTCAAGAAAAAAATGAAGCACCGGAGTTCAATCACATTGAGGATGCATTCAGGTAA
- a CDS encoding glycoside hydrolase family 5, with protein sequence MRFTQVAFPLLILFTLISCKPNTGAKDDGGVDDSDLNGYNDKTFFKTDGQEILNRQGEPVVIKGFGLGGWLLPEGYMFNISAPDGGSPTSIRRQIEDLIGPADTEEWFQLFRDNYVQEADIIAMKEWGADHIRFPFHYNLFYDIDTDEFIDEGFDRLDQLLVWCKRHRVDVILDMHAAPGAQNDGPISDSDGTARLWTESETYWPITVKVWEEIARQYKDETIIIGYDLINEPVTPDGYGGRDLARLYGQLTTAIRKIDENHILFIEGNYYATTFDFLTPPFDDNMVYAFHKYWNETDQGTIQYLLNIRSQHNVPLWLGESGENSNPWFYETIKLMERNNVGWNWWTHKKLETITSPLSAPTNENYEKVLEYWRGGNRPSVSEAKDGLFKMAEDLQIENTTRRPDVIAALFSPSFGTINEPYKELTIPGNIKAVDYDIGTNNVSYWDVEYKRVSSDDAQNNGNNGWEYRNDGVDIQSSEDPANEYNVGWIETGEWMEYTVEVTEGTYDMTARIASAINSSELLLQLDGVSLTGTVDVPNTGGYQTWQRLRLGTADFPSGTYTLRLTAVTGGFNITELNFE encoded by the coding sequence ATGAGATTCACTCAAGTTGCTTTCCCGCTATTAATTTTATTCACGCTCATATCCTGTAAGCCGAATACGGGGGCAAAAGATGATGGAGGCGTTGATGACTCAGATCTCAATGGCTATAACGACAAGACGTTCTTCAAAACAGACGGTCAGGAAATACTAAACCGTCAGGGTGAACCGGTAGTAATCAAAGGTTTTGGATTGGGTGGCTGGCTTTTGCCCGAGGGATACATGTTTAACATTTCTGCTCCCGATGGTGGATCGCCAACATCTATTCGCCGACAAATTGAAGACCTTATTGGCCCCGCTGATACCGAAGAGTGGTTCCAGCTTTTTCGTGATAATTATGTTCAGGAAGCTGACATCATTGCCATGAAAGAATGGGGCGCAGATCACATCCGTTTTCCTTTTCATTACAATCTTTTTTACGATATCGACACCGATGAATTTATTGATGAGGGATTTGACCGGCTAGACCAACTGCTTGTTTGGTGTAAGCGCCATCGTGTTGACGTAATTTTAGATATGCATGCGGCCCCGGGCGCTCAAAATGATGGCCCTATTTCTGACAGTGATGGAACCGCACGGCTCTGGACCGAAAGTGAGACTTACTGGCCCATCACCGTAAAAGTGTGGGAAGAAATTGCCCGACAATACAAGGATGAAACCATCATTATCGGTTATGATTTAATTAACGAGCCAGTAACTCCTGATGGTTACGGCGGACGTGACTTGGCCCGCCTGTATGGACAACTAACTACGGCCATCCGCAAAATAGACGAAAATCATATCCTGTTTATCGAAGGTAATTATTATGCAACAACCTTCGATTTCCTCACCCCTCCCTTTGACGACAACATGGTTTACGCCTTCCATAAATACTGGAATGAAACAGATCAGGGAACTATCCAATATCTACTTAATATCCGTTCACAGCATAATGTGCCATTGTGGTTAGGTGAGTCTGGGGAGAATTCAAACCCGTGGTTTTACGAAACTATCAAGCTGATGGAGCGGAATAATGTGGGCTGGAACTGGTGGACTCATAAAAAATTAGAGACGATCACTTCTCCCCTATCAGCACCAACTAATGAAAATTACGAGAAAGTATTGGAGTACTGGAGAGGTGGAAACCGCCCTTCAGTTTCAGAGGCCAAAGACGGTCTTTTTAAAATGGCTGAAGACCTTCAGATAGAAAATACAACAAGAAGGCCCGATGTAATCGCCGCCCTCTTTTCTCCTTCTTTTGGAACTATAAATGAACCATACAAAGAGCTGACGATTCCCGGAAATATAAAAGCCGTTGATTATGATATCGGCACAAACAACGTTTCTTATTGGGATGTTGAATATAAGCGAGTAAGCAGTGACGATGCTCAAAATAACGGCAATAATGGCTGGGAATATCGCAACGATGGAGTTGATATACAGTCCAGCGAAGACCCAGCCAATGAGTATAATGTGGGCTGGATAGAAACCGGAGAATGGATGGAGTATACCGTTGAGGTTACAGAAGGCACGTATGACATGACCGCACGAATTGCCTCTGCAATAAATTCTTCAGAGCTGCTGCTCCAGCTTGACGGAGTTTCCCTTACAGGCACAGTTGATGTGCCTAACACAGGAGGGTATCAAACCTGGCAACGACTGAGACTGGGAACAGCCGATTTCCCATCCGGCACATACACTTTAAGATTGACTGCAGTAACCGGCGGGTTTAACATTACCGAACTTAATTTTGAATAA
- a CDS encoding FmdB family transcriptional regulator, which produces MPTYEYKREDGSTFEVKQKMSEEPLKTCPDTGQAVKRVISGGGGVVYKGDGWYVTDYKDGGRKSASTPPAETEGSAKTEPKAEASKPEKSGKETSKE; this is translated from the coding sequence ATGCCTACTTACGAATACAAAAGAGAAGACGGAAGTACTTTTGAAGTCAAACAAAAAATGAGCGAAGAGCCATTGAAAACTTGCCCTGATACCGGACAAGCTGTGAAACGTGTGATTTCAGGAGGCGGTGGTGTCGTTTATAAAGGTGATGGCTGGTATGTGACGGACTATAAAGATGGCGGACGAAAATCTGCTTCTACACCTCCGGCTGAAACTGAAGGTTCTGCTAAAACTGAGCCAAAAGCGGAAGCCTCAAAACCTGAAAAATCAGGTAAAGAAACTTCTAAAGAATAA
- a CDS encoding sodium-independent anion transporter, protein MKKYLDLFGLNDKIDYKTEILAGITVSMALIPEAVAFAMIAGLSPLTGLYAAFMMGLVTSIIGGRPGMISGATGAIAVVLVALAQSHGVEYIFGAVILAGIIQVAAGALKLGKLMRLVPHPVIFGFVNGLAVIIFMSQLAQFKTPGGEWMTGQAMYVLLGLVALTMLIIWGLPKLTKAVPASLVAILTVFGVVVAFGIETRTVGDIASISGGFPPFHIPQIPFSMEAFMVILPYSAIIAGVGLIESLLTLNIIDEITETRGNGNQEAIAQGSANILSGLFSGMGGCAMIGQSLINVSSGARTRISGIVASVMLLVFIMFGAPIIELMPMAALTGLMIMVAVGTFEWASLRTFNRMPASDIFVMVTVTLVTAVLHNLALAVIVGVIIAALVFAWDNAKRIRARKHIDEDGIKHYEIYGPLFFGSVTVFNSKFDVLNDPDEVIIDFEESRVVDMSAIEALNKITERYNKVGKTVHLKHLSKDCRQLLADADAIIDVNVMEDPTYKLAIDQV, encoded by the coding sequence ATGAAAAAGTATTTGGACCTTTTTGGTCTCAACGACAAGATTGACTACAAAACTGAAATTTTAGCCGGTATTACAGTATCCATGGCTCTTATTCCGGAAGCCGTTGCCTTTGCGATGATTGCCGGACTTTCTCCGCTAACCGGACTTTATGCCGCATTTATGATGGGCTTGGTTACCTCTATTATTGGTGGCCGACCGGGGATGATTTCCGGAGCTACAGGTGCTATTGCGGTGGTATTGGTAGCCTTGGCTCAATCACATGGCGTTGAGTATATATTTGGTGCAGTAATACTTGCAGGTATCATTCAGGTAGCAGCCGGCGCTTTGAAGTTAGGAAAGCTGATGCGCTTGGTTCCACATCCTGTGATTTTCGGTTTTGTAAATGGACTCGCCGTAATCATTTTTATGTCTCAGCTGGCACAGTTTAAAACACCCGGCGGGGAATGGATGACCGGTCAGGCAATGTATGTTTTATTAGGGCTGGTTGCCTTAACCATGCTGATTATATGGGGACTTCCAAAATTAACAAAAGCAGTTCCGGCTTCACTGGTGGCAATTTTGACAGTATTCGGTGTGGTAGTGGCATTTGGCATTGAAACCCGTACTGTTGGAGATATAGCTTCCATTTCCGGTGGATTCCCTCCATTTCACATTCCGCAAATACCGTTCTCAATGGAAGCCTTTATGGTGATTCTGCCTTATTCGGCGATCATTGCCGGTGTTGGGTTGATTGAAAGCTTGTTGACGCTAAATATCATTGACGAGATTACAGAAACCCGTGGAAATGGAAATCAGGAAGCTATTGCTCAGGGATCAGCGAACATTCTTTCAGGACTCTTTTCCGGAATGGGTGGTTGCGCTATGATTGGCCAGAGTTTGATTAACGTTTCTTCCGGTGCCCGGACACGCATTTCCGGTATCGTAGCTTCGGTGATGCTATTGGTATTTATCATGTTTGGTGCCCCCATTATTGAATTGATGCCAATGGCCGCTTTAACCGGGCTGATGATCATGGTTGCAGTCGGTACTTTTGAGTGGGCAAGTTTAAGAACGTTTAACCGCATGCCGGCTTCTGATATTTTCGTGATGGTAACAGTAACACTGGTAACGGCTGTTCTTCATAATTTGGCACTGGCTGTTATTGTTGGGGTGATTATAGCCGCGCTGGTATTTGCATGGGATAACGCGAAAAGAATTCGTGCCCGCAAGCACATTGATGAAGACGGAATCAAACACTACGAAATCTACGGCCCGCTATTCTTTGGATCGGTAACCGTATTCAACTCCAAGTTTGATGTACTTAACGACCCCGATGAGGTTATCATCGATTTTGAGGAAAGCCGGGTCGTTGATATGTCAGCGATTGAAGCGCTGAATAAAATAACGGAGCGTTACAATAAGGTGGGAAAAACGGTACACTTAAAGCACCTTAGTAAAGATTGTCGCCAGTTGCTTGCAGATGCAGACGCCATCATTGATGTAAATGTGATGGAAGATCCCACCTACAAGCTGGCGATCGATCAGGTTTAA
- a CDS encoding NAD(P)-dependent oxidoreductase, which yields MSTILVTGSTGSLGTATIEFLLEKGSEHTIIGLARDEDKAASLKQKGAEIRMGNYDDPESLEKAFQGVDKLFFISASEIGSRVEQHKNVVEAAKKADVDHVVYTSFQRKTNDESSPIWMVAESHLHTEKWLEESELDYTFLKNNLYMDFVPMFIGENVVEQGTVYIPAGEGKMACVLRDEMAEASANVLLGEGHKNTSYTFSNSENYGFDEVASILSEISGKDIGYVSPEVDEYTKTMKDAGVPEEAIGMTVGFAQAIEQGEINETSSDLEELLGRKPVSLEDFLKQAYS from the coding sequence ATGAGTACAATATTAGTCACCGGTTCAACCGGCTCTTTAGGAACGGCAACAATTGAATTTCTTCTGGAAAAGGGAAGTGAACATACCATCATTGGGTTGGCAAGAGACGAAGACAAAGCGGCTTCACTAAAACAAAAAGGCGCAGAAATAAGAATGGGTAATTACGACGATCCCGAAAGCCTCGAAAAAGCTTTTCAGGGTGTGGATAAACTGTTCTTTATTTCGGCTAGTGAAATAGGAAGTCGCGTAGAGCAACACAAAAATGTTGTTGAAGCTGCTAAAAAAGCGGATGTGGATCATGTGGTTTACACCAGTTTCCAACGGAAGACAAACGATGAGAGCTCTCCAATTTGGATGGTTGCTGAATCCCACCTTCACACCGAGAAATGGCTGGAAGAAAGCGAACTCGACTACACCTTCCTGAAAAATAACCTCTACATGGATTTTGTGCCGATGTTTATCGGGGAAAATGTGGTTGAGCAGGGTACTGTATATATTCCTGCAGGTGAGGGTAAAATGGCTTGCGTATTAAGAGATGAAATGGCCGAAGCATCCGCAAATGTCTTGTTAGGTGAAGGACATAAAAACACATCGTACACCTTCTCTAATTCCGAAAATTACGGCTTTGATGAAGTCGCTTCTATTCTGTCCGAAATTAGCGGAAAAGACATTGGCTATGTTTCTCCTGAAGTTGATGAGTACACCAAAACCATGAAAGATGCCGGAGTACCTGAAGAAGCTATCGGAATGACCGTAGGATTTGCCCAAGCCATTGAGCAAGGTGAAATCAATGAAACCAGCTCCGACCTTGAAGAACTTCTGGGCAGGAAACCGGTTTCTTTAGAAGATTTTCTGAAGCAGGCTTATAGCTAA
- a CDS encoding transcriptional regulator, producing the protein MEEKTLIDYSNVEDCPVRQVLNRFGDKWSTLVILVLAEKGVLRFNELSKTIEDVSQKMLTTTLRTLEADGLVHRKVYPEVPPRVEYKLTPLAETLVPHIQRLTDWANENFDEIKHARKAYAK; encoded by the coding sequence ATGGAAGAAAAAACCTTGATAGATTATTCAAATGTGGAAGATTGTCCGGTTCGGCAGGTGCTTAATCGGTTTGGGGATAAATGGTCCACACTTGTCATCCTGGTTTTAGCTGAAAAGGGGGTACTTCGATTCAATGAGCTGAGTAAAACAATTGAAGATGTTTCCCAAAAAATGCTGACTACCACACTGCGGACACTGGAAGCGGATGGGTTGGTCCATCGAAAAGTATATCCTGAAGTGCCACCAAGGGTAGAATATAAATTGACTCCTTTAGCAGAAACACTGGTTCCCCATATTCAGCGGCTAACCGACTGGGCAAACGAAAACTTCGATGAGATTAAGCACGCCCGAAAAGCGTATGCGAAATAG
- a CDS encoding aspartate aminotransferase, whose translation MISTRAQNLQPSATLKVTGRAKELKRQGKSIISLSAGEPDFKTPKHICDAAIKAIEDGFHGYTMNPGTPELREAICAKLKRDNNLDYDPSQIICSNGAKQSVGFSLLALVNPGDEVIIPAPYWVSYPEMTRLAEGESVTIRTSFENNFKLTPEQLEEAITDKTKALILCSPSNPTGAQYTAKELEGLAEVLRKHPQVYVVSDEIYEYIVFDGDHVSILNVAPDLKDRVLLINGFSKGFAMTGWRLGYLAASNEIVSAVSKIQSQETSAPSSISQKAGEAAYNGSLDEVETMRAEFKKRRDYLVDTLNSFEGVSCFSPGGAFYVFPDISHYIGSKKPDGSTIGSSTDLCLYLLDEFGLALVPGDAFGEPNGVRLSYAASMEDLEEAMSRFEKGLDSLS comes from the coding sequence ATGATCTCAACACGAGCACAAAATTTACAGCCTTCAGCAACTTTAAAAGTCACCGGACGAGCCAAAGAACTTAAGCGACAAGGAAAATCGATTATTTCCCTGAGCGCCGGCGAACCTGATTTTAAAACACCTAAGCATATTTGTGATGCTGCTATAAAAGCCATTGAAGATGGCTTTCACGGATATACCATGAATCCCGGAACACCGGAATTGCGGGAAGCTATTTGTGCGAAACTCAAAAGAGATAACAATCTGGATTACGATCCTTCCCAGATCATCTGCTCAAATGGAGCAAAACAATCTGTAGGTTTCAGCCTTTTAGCGTTGGTTAACCCCGGTGATGAAGTAATTATCCCTGCTCCCTATTGGGTTTCCTACCCTGAGATGACTCGCCTTGCGGAGGGAGAGTCTGTGACCATCAGGACCTCTTTCGAAAATAATTTCAAACTTACCCCCGAGCAGTTAGAAGAAGCTATTACTGATAAAACCAAAGCGCTGATTTTATGCTCTCCATCTAATCCAACCGGAGCGCAATACACGGCCAAAGAATTGGAAGGGCTTGCTGAGGTGCTGAGAAAACATCCTCAGGTATATGTTGTTTCAGATGAAATTTATGAATACATCGTTTTTGACGGCGACCATGTCAGCATTTTGAACGTAGCACCTGACCTAAAAGATCGCGTTTTGTTAATCAACGGTTTTTCTAAAGGATTTGCTATGACCGGCTGGCGGCTTGGATATTTAGCTGCTTCGAATGAAATCGTAAGTGCTGTTTCTAAAATCCAGAGTCAGGAGACATCGGCTCCATCTTCTATTTCCCAGAAAGCCGGTGAGGCTGCTTACAATGGAAGTCTGGATGAAGTAGAAACCATGCGTGCCGAATTCAAAAAACGACGTGATTACCTCGTGGATACACTCAACTCTTTTGAAGGAGTAAGTTGCTTCTCACCCGGTGGAGCCTTTTACGTTTTTCCGGATATCTCTCATTACATCGGATCCAAAAAACCGGATGGTTCGACCATTGGATCTTCTACGGATTTATGTCTTTACCTGCTGGATGAGTTTGGACTGGCACTCGTTCCCGGCGATGCATTTGGAGAACCCAACGGCGTTCGTTTAAGTTACGCTGCTTCCATGGAAGATCTGGAAGAGGCGATGAGTCGCTTCGAAAAAGGACTTGATAGCCTTTCATAA
- a CDS encoding pantetheine-phosphate adenylyltransferase: MKTIALYPGSFDPITNGHLDILERATNLFDHVIITVAVNKKKDAVFSGEERVKLIKACIADKIWGKNVAVKQFTGLLVDHAQKMNADTLVRGVRQISDFEYEFRMALTNKRLAPNVDTVFLMPDEEFTFISASIVKEVAYWGGDLSSFVPTLVADALTEKFKNKTD, from the coding sequence ATGAAAACAATTGCTTTATATCCCGGGTCTTTCGATCCCATCACAAACGGTCACCTCGATATTCTTGAGCGTGCTACCAATCTCTTTGACCATGTGATTATCACTGTAGCCGTCAATAAAAAGAAAGATGCCGTTTTCTCCGGGGAAGAACGGGTTAAACTGATAAAGGCCTGTATCGCAGATAAAATATGGGGCAAAAATGTGGCTGTAAAGCAGTTTACCGGGCTATTGGTCGATCACGCTCAGAAAATGAATGCGGATACTTTAGTCCGTGGGGTTCGGCAGATTTCAGATTTTGAATATGAGTTCCGAATGGCCTTGACCAACAAACGACTCGCTCCAAATGTGGATACCGTTTTCCTGATGCCGGATGAGGAATTTACCTTTATATCTGCCTCCATTGTGAAGGAAGTTGCCTACTGGGGTGGTGATTTAAGCTCTTTTGTACCTACTCTTGTGGCCGATGCCCTCACAGAAAAATTCAAGAACAAGACTGATTAA
- the rsmD gene encoding 16S rRNA (guanine(966)-N(2))-methyltransferase RsmD, whose amino-acid sequence MRIITGKLKGRHFNIPKGLDVRPTTDRTKESIFNLIEARVFMEGTIILDLFAGSGNLGFEAISRGAKHVTAVELDPDNVKQIEKTAKQFEIDNQMRIVCSDALRYLNGMATPNHFIFCDPPYDFPLMDELIDQILGNNWLTDEGWLFLEHDKYKDFTDHPNCTFSKAYGRTIVSIFQKHPVDSD is encoded by the coding sequence ATGCGGATAATAACAGGCAAACTTAAAGGTCGACACTTCAACATTCCCAAAGGACTGGACGTCCGCCCTACTACCGATCGGACCAAAGAAAGCATCTTCAACCTGATTGAAGCCCGGGTTTTTATGGAAGGGACTATTATTCTGGATCTTTTTGCTGGATCAGGAAACCTTGGTTTTGAAGCTATATCCCGAGGAGCAAAGCATGTTACTGCTGTAGAGTTAGACCCGGATAATGTGAAGCAGATTGAGAAAACGGCCAAACAGTTCGAGATAGATAACCAAATGCGAATTGTCTGTTCAGATGCACTGCGCTATTTAAACGGAATGGCCACACCCAACCATTTTATTTTTTGTGACCCTCCGTATGACTTTCCACTTATGGACGAACTTATCGATCAAATTTTGGGCAACAACTGGCTAACGGATGAAGGCTGGCTGTTCCTTGAGCATGATAAGTACAAGGATTTCACGGATCATCCCAACTGCACATTCTCTAAAGCATACGGGCGAACCATTGTTAGCATCTTTCAAAAGCATCCGGTAGATTCAGATTAA
- a CDS encoding MATE family efflux transporter: protein MNRQILRLAIPNIISNLSVPLLGAVDTAVVGRLEHVYYLGAIAVGSIIFDFIFWGFGFLRMGTTGMVAQAYGAQQERKTRIILFRVLLVAGVSSLVILLIQYPLIEASLYLVNASPEVEEYTRLYYHIRIFAAPATLALFGLNGWFLGMQNSTYPMIITIFLNIVNIILNLIFVFRFDMTVDGVATGSLVASFLALGLALFLYNKKYGGVKLNIKWDELIEAEELKKFFSVNRDIVIRTLCLIFSYAFFTAKSAEMGDVVLAANTILLQMWYISSYGTDGFAYAAESLVGRFKGAGDKEKLKSAVVANMFWGLGLGVLGTVSYAIFDAEIISLFTDKENVVAVAMTVVIWLIVAPVVNSVCFIWDGVYIGATATGAMRNSMIVATILVFIPVYYISEPFVGIHALWMAMTAFMIARGVILSMYAPSRIFNS from the coding sequence TTGAACCGGCAAATACTTCGCCTCGCCATTCCAAACATCATAAGTAACCTGTCGGTGCCACTACTTGGAGCTGTAGATACAGCGGTTGTCGGGCGCCTTGAACACGTTTACTATCTGGGAGCCATTGCAGTAGGGAGTATCATATTTGACTTTATTTTTTGGGGATTTGGGTTTCTGAGAATGGGGACCACCGGTATGGTTGCGCAGGCTTATGGCGCACAACAAGAGCGAAAAACACGGATTATTTTATTTCGCGTGCTACTGGTAGCAGGGGTGAGCAGTTTGGTTATTCTATTAATTCAGTACCCGCTGATAGAGGCTTCGCTTTACCTGGTCAATGCTTCACCAGAAGTTGAGGAATACACACGGCTCTATTATCACATCCGAATTTTTGCTGCACCGGCAACGCTGGCTTTGTTTGGGTTAAATGGATGGTTCCTTGGAATGCAGAATTCTACCTACCCTATGATCATCACCATTTTCTTAAACATTGTAAATATAATCCTGAATCTGATTTTTGTGTTCCGGTTTGACATGACCGTTGATGGCGTTGCAACGGGAAGTTTGGTGGCCAGTTTTCTGGCACTTGGGCTGGCTCTGTTCCTTTACAACAAAAAATATGGCGGGGTGAAGTTGAATATAAAATGGGATGAACTGATTGAAGCCGAAGAGCTGAAAAAATTCTTCTCCGTCAATCGCGACATTGTAATACGGACCTTGTGCCTCATTTTCTCCTATGCATTTTTTACGGCAAAGTCGGCAGAAATGGGGGATGTGGTACTGGCTGCAAATACCATATTACTGCAAATGTGGTACATCAGTTCTTACGGGACGGATGGGTTTGCATATGCTGCCGAAAGTTTAGTGGGTCGATTCAAGGGTGCCGGCGACAAAGAAAAGCTAAAAAGCGCTGTGGTCGCCAACATGTTTTGGGGATTGGGGCTCGGTGTTTTGGGAACGGTAAGCTATGCTATTTTTGATGCCGAAATTATTTCACTATTCACAGATAAAGAAAATGTGGTAGCCGTTGCTATGACGGTTGTGATCTGGTTGATTGTGGCTCCGGTAGTAAACAGTGTTTGTTTTATCTGGGATGGGGTCTATATAGGTGCAACCGCAACGGGTGCAATGCGAAACTCGATGATAGTGGCAACTATATTGGTATTTATTCCGGTTTATTACATCAGTGAACCGTTTGTGGGAATTCATGCGTTATGGATGGCGATGACGGCTTTTATGATAGCGCGAGGAGTAATTTTATCCATGTATGCGCCTTCACGAATTTTTAACAGCTAA
- a CDS encoding histidine phosphatase family protein, translating to MKQILLLRHAKSNWDNPDLKDFDRPLAKRGLEDAPRMGKFIRKAKYKPGIIISSPAQRAKETTELVAEGAKIDDQSISWNEDLYFGSVQDYLSAIQTASDDFERIMLVGHNPLMENTAGVLAGAHQKIALRMPTAALVCLESFADTWETIAPGTCQIKWMMIPKVLKKL from the coding sequence ATGAAACAGATATTACTGTTGAGACACGCCAAATCCAATTGGGACAATCCCGACTTAAAAGACTTTGACCGGCCACTTGCCAAGCGGGGGCTCGAAGATGCTCCGCGAATGGGAAAGTTTATCCGAAAGGCTAAATATAAGCCGGGAATCATTATATCGTCTCCTGCTCAGCGAGCTAAAGAAACAACGGAGTTGGTCGCAGAAGGTGCAAAGATAGATGACCAAAGTATAAGCTGGAACGAAGATCTTTATTTTGGTTCCGTCCAGGATTACTTATCAGCTATACAAACCGCCTCGGACGATTTCGAACGAATTATGTTAGTCGGCCATAACCCATTGATGGAAAATACGGCCGGGGTTTTAGCCGGTGCACACCAAAAAATAGCGTTAAGAATGCCAACGGCTGCTTTAGTCTGTCTCGAAAGTTTTGCGGATACCTGGGAAACGATCGCTCCGGGAACGTGCCAAATCAAATGGATGATGATCCCAAAAGTCTTGAAGAAATTATAG
- a CDS encoding DNA starvation/stationary phase protection protein: MDIATLNGVSDMKVNIGISEEHREKIAEGLSKVLADSYLLYLKTHNYHWNVTGELFHQLHEQFEEQYTELAEAIDEIAERIRALGFRAPGSFKEFNEITSIEEDTDRPKAKEMVKRLTEANEQVIRTAREALGPANVADDESTIDLLTERLTVHSKTAWMLRSHLED; encoded by the coding sequence ATGGATATAGCAACACTAAACGGAGTATCAGATATGAAAGTGAATATTGGAATTTCAGAAGAGCACAGAGAAAAGATCGCAGAAGGATTATCGAAGGTTTTGGCCGACTCTTATCTCTTGTATTTAAAGACCCATAATTATCACTGGAATGTGACTGGTGAATTATTTCATCAGCTGCATGAGCAATTTGAAGAGCAGTACACTGAATTGGCAGAAGCTATTGATGAAATTGCAGAACGCATCCGTGCATTAGGATTCAGAGCACCGGGATCGTTCAAAGAATTCAACGAAATAACTTCTATTGAAGAGGATACAGATCGTCCCAAAGCCAAAGAAATGGTGAAGCGACTCACAGAAGCAAACGAACAGGTAATCCGCACAGCACGAGAAGCTCTGGGACCTGCCAATGTCGCAGACGATGAATCTACCATAGATTTACTGACCGAAAGATTAACCGTCCATTCTAAAACAGCATGGATGCTTAGAAGTCATTTAGAAGATTAA
- a CDS encoding general stress protein CsbD, which yields MNDLTIKGTWNEVKGKLKQKYSELTDDDLAFTEGKEDELLGRLQNKLGKTKDEIKKELAEL from the coding sequence ATGAATGATTTAACAATAAAGGGTACCTGGAACGAAGTAAAGGGAAAACTAAAACAAAAATACTCAGAGTTAACAGACGATGATTTAGCTTTTACAGAAGGTAAAGAAGATGAGCTGTTAGGCCGTCTTCAAAATAAGCTCGGTAAAACTAAAGACGAGATTAAGAAAGAGCTGGCAGAGCTGTAG